The following coding sequences are from one Ovis canadensis isolate MfBH-ARS-UI-01 breed Bighorn chromosome 7, ARS-UI_OviCan_v2, whole genome shotgun sequence window:
- the APC gene encoding adenomatous polyposis coli protein isoform X6 → MAAASYDQLLKQVEALKMENSNLRQELEDNSNHLTKLETEASNMKEVLKQLQGSIEDEAMASSGQIDLLERLKELNLDSSNFPGVKLRSKMSLRSYGSREGSVSSRSGECSPVPMGSFPRRGFVNGSRENTGYLEELEKERSLLLADLDKEEKEKDWYYAQLQNLTKRIDSLPLTENFSLQTDMTRRQLEYEARQIRVAMEEQLGTCQDMEKRAQRRITRIQQIEKDILRIRQLLQSQATEAERSSQSKHEAGSREAERQNEGQGAAETSMAASGSGQGSTTRIDHETASVLSSSSTHSAPRRLTSHLGTKLLHGNDKDSVLLGNSRGSKEARARASAALHSIVHSQPDDKRGRREIRVLHLLEQIRAYCEACWEWQEAHEQGLDQDRNPMPAPVEHQICPAVCVLMKLSFDEEHRHAMNELGRKATRGISSQELGQGLSGGLQAIAELLQVDCEMYGLTNDHYSITLRRYAGMALTNLTFGDVANKATLCSMKGCMRALVAQLQSESEDLQQVIASVLRNLSWRADVNSKKTLREVGSVKALMECALEVKKESTLKSVLSALWNLSAHCTENKADICAVDGALAFLVGTLTYRSQTNTLAIIESGGGILRNVSSLIATNEDHRQILRENNCLQTLLQHLKSHSLTIVSNACGTLWNLSARNPKDQEALWDMGAVSMLKNLIHSKHKMIAMGSAAALRNLMANRPAKYKDANIMSPGSSLPSLHVRKQKALEAELDAQHLSETFDNIDNLSPKASHRSKQRHKQNLYGDYVFDTNRHDDNRSDNFNTGNMTVLSPYLNTTILPSSSSSRGSLDSSRSEKDRSLERERGISLGNYHPATENPGTSSKRGLQIPTTAAQIAKVMEEVSAIHTSQEDRSSGSTTELHCGTDERNALRRSSTTHTHANTYNFTKSENSNRTCPIPYAKVEYKRSSNDSLNSVSSSDGYGKRGQMKPSIESYSEDDESKFCSYGQYPADLAHKIHSANHMDDNDGELDTPINYSLKYSDEQLNSGRQSPSQNERWARPKHILEDEIKPNEQRQSRSQSTAYPVYPESSDDKHLKFQPHFGQQECVSPYRSRAANGSETNRVGSNHGISQNVTQSLCQEDDYEDDKPTNYSERYSEEGQHEEEERPTNYSIKYSEEKHHVDQPIDYSLKYTTDIPSSQKPAFSFSKNSSGQSTKTEHISSSSENTSTTSSNAKRQNQLHPSSAQSRSGQTPKATSSSCKVPSINQETIQTYCVEDTPICFSRCSSLSSLSSAEDEVGCDQTTQEAESANTLQIAEIKDNSGPRSNEDSVSKVPTVSQHIRTKSSRLQASGLSSESARHKAVEFSSGAKSPSKSGAQTPKSPPEHYVQETPLMFSRCTSVSSLDSFESRSIASSVQSEPCSGMVSGIISPSDLPDSPGQTMPPSRSKTPPPPPPPPPPQTVQTKQEVPKNKAPSAEKRESGPKQAAVNAAVQRVQVLPDADTLLHFATESTPDGFSCSSSLSALSLDEPFIQKDVELRIMPPVQENDNGNETESEQPEESNENQEKEAEKPTDSEKDLLDESDDDDIEILEECIISAMPTKSSRKAKKPAQTTSKLPPPVARKPSQLPVYKLLPSQNRLQAQKHVSFTPGDDMPRVYCVEGTPINFSTATSLSDLTIESPPNELAAGEGVRAGAQSSEFEKRDTIPTEGRSTDEAQRGNASSVTVPELDDNKTEEGDILAECINSAMPKGKSHKPFRVKKIMDQVQQASMSSSGTNKNQLDGKTKKPTSPVKPIPQSTEYRTRVRKNTDSKNNLNAERNFSENKDSKKQHLKNNSKDLNDKLPNNEDGVRGSFTFDSPHHYTPIEGTPYCFSRNDSLSSLDFDDDDVDLSREKAELRKGKENKESEAKVTNHTELTSNQQSASKTPAVTKQPITRGQSKPVLQKQSTFPQSSKDMPDRGAATDEKLQNFAIENTPVCFSRNSSLSSLSDIDQENNNNKENEPIKETEPPASQGEPGKPQASGYAPKSFHVEDTPVCFSRNSSLSSLSIDSEDDLLQECISSAMPKKKKPSRLKPDNEKHSPRNMSGILAEDLTLDLKDIQRPDSEHGLSPDSENFDWKAIQEGANSIVSSLHQAAAAACLSRQASSDSDSILSLKSGISLGSPFHLTPDQEEKPFMNNKGPRILKPGEKSTLETKKIESENKGIKGGKKVYKSLITGKVRSNSEISSQMKQPLPTNMPSISRGRTMIHIPGVRNSSSSTSPVSKKGPPLKTPASKSPSEGQPATTSPRGTKPSVKSELSPVTRQASQTAASNKGPSRSGSRDSTPSRPAQQPLSRPMQSPGRNSISPGRNGISPPNKLSQLPRTSSPSTASTKSSGSGKMSYTSPGRQMSQQNLTKQTGLSKNGSGIPRSESASKGLNQMSSNNGANKKVELSRMSSTKSSGSESDRSERPVLVRQSTFIKEAPSPTLRRKLEESASFESLSPSSRPDSPTRSQAHTPVLSPSLPDMSLPTHSSVQSGGWRKLPPNLSPTIEYNDGRPVKRHDIARSHSESPSRLPINRSGTWKREHSKHSSSLPRVSTWRRTGSSSSILSASSESSEKAKSEDEKQVNSISGSKQTKENQVSTKGTWRKIKESEISPTNSTSQTTSSGAANGAESKTLIYQMAPAVSKTEDVWVRIEDCPINNPRSGRSPTGNSPPVIDTVSEKGSPNPKDSKDNQGKQNVSNGSAPTRTMGLENRLNSFIQVDPPDQKGTETKPGQSNNPVPTSETNESSIAERTPFSSSSSSKHSSPSGTVAARVSPFNYNPSPRKSSTDGTSARPSQIPTPVSNNTKKRDSKPDSTEPSGTQSPKRHSGSYLVTSV, encoded by the exons GGTTCAACGACACGAATAGACCATGAAACAGCCAGTGTTTTGAGTTCTAGTAGCACACACTCTGCTCCTCGAAGGCTGACGAGTCATCTGGGAACCAAG CTTTTACATGGCAATGACAAGGACTCTGTGCTGCTGGGAAATTCCCGGGGCAGTAAGGAGGCTCGGGCCAGGGCCAGCGCAGCGCTCCACAGCATCGTCCACTCACAGCCCGATGACAAGAGGGGCAGGCGTGAGATCCGAGTCCTCCATCTTTTGGAGCAGATACGCGCGTACTGCGAAGCCTGCTGGGAGTGGCAGGAAGCCCACGAGCAAGGCCTGGACCAGGACAGAAATCCAA tgccaGCTCCTGTTGAACATCAGATCTGTCCTGCTGTGTGTGTTCTAATGAAACTTTCGTTTGATGAAGAGCATAGACATGCAATGAATGAACTTG gTAGGAAGGCTACCCGGGGCATTTCATCCCAGGAGCTAGGGCAGGGGCTTTCAG GGGGACTACAGGCCATTGCAGAATTATTGCAAGTGGACTGTGAAATGTATGGGCTTACTAATGACCACTACAGTATTACTTTAAGACGATATGCAGGAATGGCTTTGACAAACTTGACTTTCGGAGATGTAGCTAACAAG GCTACTCTCTGCTCTATGAAAGGCTGCATGAGAGCGCTCGTGGCTCAGCTCCAGTCCGAGAGTGAGGACTTGCAGCAG GTTATTGCGAGTGTTTTGAGGAATCTGTCTTGGAGAGCAGATGTAAATAGTAAAAAGACTTTGCGTGAAGTTGGAAGTGTGAAAGCACTGATGGAATGTGCTTTGGAAGTGAAAAAG GAGTCAACCCTCAAGAGTGTTTTGAGTGCCTTATGGAACCTGTCGGCACACTGCACTGAGAATAAAGCCGACATATGTGCTGTAGACGGCGCACTTGCGTTTCTGGTTGGCACTCTCACTTATCGCAGCCAGACCAACACTTTAGCCATCATTGAAAGTGGAGGTGGCATCTTACGGAACGTATCCAGCTTGATAGCTACAAATGAGGACCACAG gCAAATCCTAAGAGAGAATAATTGCTTACAGACCTTATTACAACACTTGAAATCTCACAGTTTGACAATAGTCAGTAATGCATGCGGAACCTTGTGGAATCTCTCAGCAAGAAACCCTAAAGACCAGGAAGCATTGTGGGACATGGGAGCGGTCAGCATGCTCAAGAACCTCATTCATTCAAAGCACAAGATGATTGCTATGGGAAGTGCTGCAGCTTTAAGGaatctcatggcaaatagacctGCAAAGTATAAAGATGCCAATATCATGTCTCCTGGTTCAAGTCTGCCTTCTCTTCATGTCAGGAAACAAAAGGCCCTGGAAGCAGAATTAGATGCTCAGCATTTATCAGAAACTTTTGACAATATTGACAATTTAAGTCCCAAAGCATCTCATCGTAGTAAGCAGAGACACAAGCAAAATCTCTATGGTGACTATGTTTTTGACACCAATCGACATGATGATAACAGGTCAGACAATTTTAATACTGGAAACATGACTGTCCTATCACCATACTTAAATACCACAATATTGCCCAGCTCTTCTTCATCAAGGGGAAGTTTAGATAGCTCTCGTTCTGAGAAAGATCGAAGTTTGGAGAGAGAACGAGGTATTAGCCTAGGCAACTATCACCCAGCAACAGAAAATCCAGGAACCTCTTCAAAGCGAGGTTTGCAGATTCCTACCACTGCAGCCCAGATTGCCAAAGTCATGGAAGAAGTATCAGCTATTCATACGTCCCAGGAAGACAGAAGTTCTGGGTCTACCACAGAACTACACTGTGGGACAGATGAGAGGAATGCACTCAGAAGAAGCTCTACCacccacacacatgcaaacacttACAACTTTACCAagtcagaaaactcaaacagaaCATGTCCAATACCATATGCCAAAGTGGAATATAAGAGATCTTCAAATGATAGTTTAAACAGTGTCAGCAGTAGTGACGGTTATGGTAAAAGAGGTCAGATGAAACCTTCAATTGAATCCTATTCTGAAGATGATGAAAGTAAATTTTGCAGCTATGGTCAGTATCCAGCTGACCTAGCCCATAAAATACATAGTGCAAATCATATGGATGATAATGATGGAGAGCTAGATACACCGATTAATTATAGTCTTAAATATTCTGATGAACAGTTGAACTCTGGGAGGCAGAGCCCTTCACAGAATGAAAGATGGGCAAGACCCAAACATATCCTAGAAGATGAAATAAAACCGAATGAGCAGAGACAATCAAGGAGTCAAAGCACAGCTTATCCTGTATATCCTGAGAGCAGTGATGATAAACATCTCAAGTTCCAACCACACTTTGGGCAGCAGGAATGTGTTTCCCCATACAGGTCAAGAGCAGCCAATGGATCTGAAACAAATCGAGTAGGCTCTAACCATGGAATTAGTCAAAATGTGACCCAGTCTTTGTGTCAAGAAGATGACTATGAAGATGATAAACCAACCAACTATAGTGAACGTTACTCTGAGGAAGGGCAGCATGAGGAAGAAGAGAGACCAACCAATTATAGCATAAAATACAGTGAAGAAAAACATCACGTGGATCAGCCTATTGATTATAGTTTAAAATACACCACAGACATTCCTTCTTCACAGAAACCAGCATTTTCATTCTCAAAGAATTCATCTGGACAGAGCACAAAAACTGAACACATCTCTTCAAGCAGCGAGAATACGTCCACAACTTCATCTAATGCCAAGAGGCAGAATCAGCTGCATCCAAGCTCAGCACAAAGCAGAAGTGGGCAGACCCCAAAAGCCACCTCTTCCTCTTGCAAAGTCCCCTCTATCAACCAAGAAACAATACAGACTTACTGTGTAGAAGATACCCCAATATGCTTTTCAAGATGCAGTTCATTATCATCTTTGTCATCTGCTGAAGATGAAGTAGGGTGTGATCAGACAACGCAGGAAGCAGAGTCCGCTAACACTCTGCAGATAGCCGAAATCAAGGACAACAGCGGACCTAGGTCAAATGAAGATTCTGTGAGTAAAGTTCCAACAGTGTCGCAGCACATTAGAACCAAATCCAGCAGACTCCAGGCTTCTGGTCTGTCTTCAGAGTCAGCCAGGCACAAAGCTGTTGAATTTTCTTCAGGGGCCAAATCTCCTTCCAAGAGTGGTGCTCAGACACCCAAAAGTCCGCCAGAGCACTACGTTCAGGAGACCCCACTCATGTTCAGCAGATGTACTTCGGTCAGTTCACTTGATAGTTTTGAGAGTCGCTCGATTGCCAGCTCTGTTCAGAGTGAACCCTGCAGTGGAATGGTAAGTGGCATTATAAGCCCCAGTGACCTCCCAGATAGCCCTGGACAAACCATGCCACCAAGCAGAAGTAaaacccctcctcctcctccacctcctcctcctcctcagacaGTTCAAACGAAGCAGGAAGTACCTAAAAATAAAGCACCTAGTGctgaaaagagagaaagtggACCTAAGCAAGCTGCGGTAAATGCTGCAGTACAAAGGGTCCAGGTTCTTCCAGATGCTGATACTCTGTTACATTTTGCCACAGAGAGTACTCCTGATGGATTTTCTTGTTCGTCTAGCCTGAGTGCACTGAGCCTTGATGAGCCATTTATTCAGAAAGATGTGGAACTAAGAATAATGCCTCCAGTTCAGGAAAATGACAACGGGAATGAAACAGAAAGTGAGCAGCCTGAAGAATCAAatgaaaaccaagaaaaagaggcagaaaaaccCACTGATTCTGAAAAAGATCTTTTAGATGAGTCAGATGATGATGATATTGAAATACTAGAAGAGTGTATAATTTCTGCCATGCCAACAAAATCTTCACGCAAAGCCAAAAAACCAGCCCAGACTACTTCGAAATTACCTCCACCTGTGGCAAGGAAACCAAGTCAGCTCCCTGTATACAAACTTCTGCCATCACAGAACAGGTTACAGGCACAAAAGCATGTTAGTTTTACACCAGGAGATGATATGCCACGGGTGTATTGTGTAGAAGGAACACCTATAAACTTTTCCACAGCTACATCTCTGAGTGATCTAACGATAGAATCCCCTCCAAATGAGTtagctgctggagaaggggttaGAGCAGGGGCACAGTCAAGTGAATTTGAAAAACGAGATACCATTCCTACCGAAGGCAGAAGTACAGATGAGGCTCAAAGAGGGAATGCCTCGTCTGTCACTGTACCTGAACTGGATGACAATAAAACAGAAGAAGGTGATATTCTTGCAGAATGCATTAATTCTGCTATGCCCAAAGGAAAAAGTCACAAGCCTTTCCGTGTGAAAAAGATTATGGACCAGGTCCAACAAGCATCTATGTCTTCATCTGGAACTAACAAAAACCAATTAGATGGTAAGACAAAGAAACCGACTTCACCAGTAAAACCTATACCACAAAGTACTGAATACAGGACACGTGTAAGAAAAAATACAGactcaaaaaataatttaaatgccgAAAGAAatttctcagaaaacaaagactcaAAGAAACAGCACTTGAAAAATAACTCCAAGGACCTCAATGATAAACTGCCAAATAATGAAGACGGAGTCAGAGGAAGTTTTACTTTTGATTCACCTCATCACTACACACCCATTGAAGgcactccatactgtttttcacgaAATGACTCTTTGAGTTCTCTAGATTTTGACGATGATGATGTTGACCTTTCCAGGGAAAAGGCTGAATTAAGAAaggggaaggaaaataaagaatcaGAAGCTAAAGTGACCAACCACACAGAACTAACCTCAAACCAACAATCAGCTAGTAAGACACCAGCTGTTACAAAGCAGCCAATAACCAGAGGTCAGTCTAAACCCGTGCTGCAGAAGCAGTCCACTTTTCCCCAGTCTTCCAAAGATATGCCAGACAGAGGGGCAGCAACAGATGAGAAATTACAGAATTTCGCGATTGAAAATACTCCAGTTTGCTTTTCTCGAAATTCCTCTCTAAGCTCTCTTAGTGACATTGatcaagaaaacaacaacaacaaggaaaatgAACCTATCAAAGAGACAGAGCCCCCTGCCTCACAGGGAGAACCAGGTAAACCCCAGGCCTCAGGTTATGCTCCTAAATCATTTCACGTGGAAGACACCCCTGTttgtttctcaagaaacagtTCTCTCAGTTCTCTCAGCATTGATTCTGAAGATGACCTGTTGCAGGAATGTATAAGTTCTGCAATGCcgaaaaagaaaaagccttcaAGGCTCAAGCCTGATAATGAAAAGCATAGTCCCAGAAATATGAGTGGCATATTAGCGGAAGATTTGACACTCGATTTGAAAGATATACAGAGACCAGATTCAGAACATGGTTTATCCCCAGATTCAGAAAATTTTGATTGGAAAGCTATTCAGGAAGGTGCAAATTCCATAGTAAGTAGTTTacatcaagctgctgctgctgcatgttTATCTCGACAAGCTTCATCTGATTCAGATTCCATCCTTTCACTGAAATCGGGCATCTCTCTGGGATCACCATTTCATCTTACACCTGATCAAGAAGAAAAACCCTTTATGAATAATAAAGGCCCACGAATTCTAAAACCTGGGGAGAAAAGTACATTGGAAACTAAAAAAATAGAATctgaaaataaaggaataaaaggagGCAAAAAGGTTTATAAAAGTTTGATTACTGGAAAAGTTCGATCTAATTCGGAAATTTCGAGCCAAATGAAACAACCCCTTCCAACAAACATGCCTTCAATCTCTCGAGGTAGGACAATGATTCATATTCCAGGAGTTCGGAATAGCTCTTCAAGTACAAGCCCAGTTTCTAAAAAAGGCCCACCCCTCAAGACTCCAGCCTCCAAAAGCCCTAGTGAAGGTCAGCCGGCTACCACCTCTCCCAGAGGAACCAAGCCATCAGTGAAGTCAGAATTAAGCCCTGTTACAAGGCAGGCATCCCAGACAGCGGCATCAAACAAAGGACCTTCTAGATCAGGATCTAGAGATTCCACTCCTTCAAGACCCGCCCAGCAACCATTAAGTAGACCAATGCAGTCTCCAGGGCGAAACTCAATCTCTCCTGGTAGAAATGGAATAAGTCCCCCTAACAAATTATCTCAACTACCAAGGACGTCATCCCCTAGTACTGCTTCAACTAAGTCCTCAGGTTCTGGGAAAATGTCTTACACATCTCCTGGCAGACAGATGAGCCAGCAGAACCTCACCAAACAAACGGGCTTATCCAAGAATGGCAGTGGTATCCCAAGGAGTGAATCTGCCTCCAAAGGGCTAAATCAAATGAGTAGTAATAATGGAGCCAATAAAAAAGTAGAACTTTCCAGAATGTCTTCAACAAAGTCAAGTGGAAGTGAATCCGATAGGTCAGAGAGACCTGTATTAGTACGCCAATCAACTTTCATCAAAGAAGCTCCAAGCCCAACCCTAAGGAGAAAACTGGAGGAATCTGCTTCATTTGaatctctttctccatcttctaGGCCCGATTCTCCCACACGGTCCCAGGCACACACTCCAGTTTTAAGTCCTTCCCTTCCTGATATGTCTCTACCTACACATTCGTCTGTTCAGTCTGGTGGATGGCGAAAACTCCCACCTAACCTCAGTCCCACCATAGAGTACAACGATGGAAGACCAGTAAAGCGCCATGATATAGCGCGCTCTCATTCCGAAAGTCCTTCCAGACTTCCCATCAATAGGTCAGGGACCTGGAAACGTGAGCACAGCAAACACTCATCATCACTTCCTCGAGTAAGCACTTGGAGAAGAACTGGAAGTTCATCCTCAATTCTTTCTGCTTCATCAGAATctagtgaaaaggcaaaaagtgagGATGAAAAACAAGTGAACTCTATTTCAGGAAGCAAACAAACTAAAGAAAACCAGGTATCCACAAAAGGaacatggagaaaaataaaagaaagtgaaatttctCCCACAAATAGTACGTCTCAGACCACTTCTTCAGGTGCTGCAAATGGTGCTGAATCAAAAACTCTGATTTATCAAATGGCACCTGCTGTTTCTAAAACAGAGGATGTTTGGGTGAGAATTGAGGATTGCCCCATTAACAACCCTAGATCTGGAAGATCTCCAACAGGAAATTCTCCCCCCGTGATTGACACTGTTTCAgaaaagggaagcccaaacccTAAAGATTCAAAAGATAATCAGGGAAAACAAAATGTGAGCAATGGTAGTGCCCCTACACGCACCATGGGTCTGGAAAACCGCCTGAATTCCTTTATTCAGGTAGATCCCCCAGACCAAAAAGGAACTGAGACAAAACCGGGACAAAGTAATAACCCTGTCCCTACATCCGAGACTAATGAAAGTTCTATAGCTGAGCGTACCCCGTTTAGTTCTAGCAGCTCAAGCAAGCACAGTTCACCAAGTGGGACTGTCGCCGCCAGGGTGAGTCCTTTTAATTACAACCCAAGCCcaaggaaaagcagcacagatggcACTTCCGCCCGACCGTCTCAGATCCCGACGCCAGTGAGTAACAACACAAAGAAACGCGACTCAAAACCCGACAGCACGGAACCCAGTGGGACTCAAAGTCCGAAACGTCATTCCGGGTCTTACCTTGTGACATCTGTGTGA